In one Dehalococcoidales bacterium genomic region, the following are encoded:
- a CDS encoding DUF2961 domain-containing protein, protein MTIYQPHSGFDLLENEHINLRERIAGVPLRWDSVGGVPLKRNTEPVAHAGNLGFVSYSGLNRVANLKVSQYDGTVLYQNDFTDDALNALPDGFAQWGVGSDWQVKADGIHPSGRCVEQQAAGNFWNNLYCTEYIPPADGRYIIEGDIWAEIGAGLWEMGLSLYQTAPGTFYEFMWLHDNFTAIRIHGVGNLQARICDDYAAAKEVWYRVKLVLDGQRCWGYITTLAADAPGMWINYNWGKTLTLFEAPGPLNKPLAGTIKQLWLTRGAVQDMTLKIYYDGAGAPTIDMPAWDFFFGVPYIAYMTRLVGHSLVGQSCYRYIDIPYTNGIKIVLENDVDADVAVWSQIAYRTLTPPHTLDRYTRLYAVRHTANMAPLAWEEYLNIAGRGVLHSIYQRVSNDNDVNWMEGNTRMYLDGESSPSLEATGMEDLILNSFGWQFYGCTDWVGVPIKSIAGPAPWIIAQYRIFEQDSVPFDTGLRIKWQNGQEGEGIPGGNSDLVTVVHYYLDA, encoded by the coding sequence ATGACAATCTACCAGCCTCATTCCGGATTTGACCTGCTTGAGAATGAGCACATCAACCTGAGAGAGAGGATTGCCGGAGTCCCCCTCAGGTGGGACTCTGTGGGCGGTGTGCCTCTCAAACGGAATACCGAACCTGTAGCTCACGCAGGTAACCTGGGGTTTGTCTCGTACTCAGGTTTGAACCGTGTCGCCAATCTCAAGGTATCCCAATATGACGGAACGGTTTTGTATCAGAATGACTTTACCGACGATGCCCTGAATGCGCTACCTGATGGCTTTGCACAGTGGGGGGTAGGTTCAGATTGGCAGGTCAAGGCAGATGGTATCCACCCTTCAGGTCGCTGTGTGGAGCAGCAGGCTGCTGGTAACTTCTGGAATAACCTCTACTGCACGGAGTATATCCCGCCGGCAGATGGTCGCTACATCATCGAGGGGGATATTTGGGCCGAAATTGGCGCTGGTTTGTGGGAGATGGGGCTATCACTCTACCAGACGGCTCCAGGTACATTCTACGAATTCATGTGGTTACATGACAACTTTACAGCTATCCGCATACATGGAGTCGGCAACCTTCAGGCCCGCATTTGCGACGACTACGCTGCCGCCAAGGAAGTCTGGTACAGGGTGAAGCTTGTATTAGATGGGCAACGTTGCTGGGGCTACATTACAACCTTGGCTGCCGATGCTCCTGGCATGTGGATAAACTACAACTGGGGAAAGACACTCACTCTCTTTGAGGCTCCAGGTCCACTCAATAAACCCTTAGCCGGAACGATAAAGCAGCTCTGGCTTACGAGAGGTGCAGTTCAGGACATGACTCTCAAGATATACTATGATGGTGCTGGTGCTCCCACTATCGACATGCCTGCCTGGGACTTCTTCTTTGGGGTACCGTACATTGCTTACATGACTCGACTTGTTGGGCATAGTCTTGTCGGTCAGAGTTGCTATCGGTATATCGACATTCCCTACACGAACGGTATCAAGATAGTGCTGGAGAACGACGTCGACGCTGATGTTGCTGTCTGGAGCCAGATTGCTTACCGAACCCTCACTCCTCCACACACACTTGACCGGTATACCCGGCTGTATGCTGTGCGCCACACGGCAAATATGGCTCCTCTAGCATGGGAAGAGTATCTTAACATCGCAGGCAGGGGTGTTTTGCACTCGATATACCAGCGAGTCAGTAATGACAATGATGTCAATTGGATGGAGGGGAATACCCGTATGTATCTTGACGGCGAGAGCTCTCCCAGCCTGGAAGCTACGGGTATGGAGGACCTCATCCTAAACTCTTTCGGTTGGCAATTCTACGGCTGCACCGACTGGGTGGGTGTCCCGATAAAGAGCATCGCTGGTCCAGCTCCCTGGATAATAGCCCAGTACCGGATATTCGAGCAAGACTCAGTACCTTTTGATACTGGTCTGAGAATTAAGTGGCAGAACGGGCAAGAGGGAGAGGGAATTCCCGGAGGGAATAGTGACCTCGTTACTGTGGTTCACTACTACTTAGATGCATGA